From Marinilabiliales bacterium, one genomic window encodes:
- a CDS encoding beta-phosphoglucomutase family hydrolase codes for MNLLNYKIYMQKYSFDAVIFDLDGVVTQTALTHAMAWKDMFDDYLREREKRDNEPFREFTHAGDYLPYVDGKPRYKGVESFLKSRGIDIPFGSPDDDPSMETCCGLGNRKNDAFNEILEREGAKVYESTVELIKELKNAGIRLGVASSSKNCKPVLESVNLLEYFETRVDGVVSAEMGLQGKPEPDIFTVAADNLGVAYDRSVVVEDAVSGVQAGRKGNFGFVLGVAREDNIMELRNNGADIVVEDLEEIGGMAGIEEWFRHGLREDMWKLNYRDYDPVRERSREALMTVGNGYFGTRGAIEELDANPVNYPGTYMAGCFNRMESDVGDRTVVNEDFVNVPDWLLLTFRIEGERWFNPNKTEIVEMERSLDMRNGLLVRRLVAEDEQGRETLIESRRMASMDDRYLAAAEYTVTPLNYSAKITIRSGMNADVINDGVKRYRQLNQDHLHKHRRGADGPLSWVSAETKQSGIVIAEAALLKSHLNGKKIGPSFNHKTTRGRVDTSFTVDVKEGDTVKVEKLVCLCNSIDGLHPDPLSYVRTRAASLESFDSLLENSSSAWGKIWEKTGIELEGDRLAQKLLRLHIYHLMVATSPHNVDIDFGIPARGLHGEAYRGHIFWDELYILPFYCLHFPEVARSVLMYRYRRLDAARDYAREHGYNGAMFPWQSGSDGSEETQVVHLNPLSGEWGDDYSSMQRHISIAVAYNVWTYWNITGDLEFISGYGAEMFLEICRFWASKTIFNEKTGRYEIHKVMGPDEFHEKLPGAAEGGLKDNAYTNIMVVWLFRRAFDLLDAMDKEAKDRVLELTGLTGDELQKWHDEVKKMNLVISDEGIIAQFDGYFDLEELDWDAYREKYGNIYRLDRLLKAEGRSPDNYKLSKQADLLMSFYNIGEDAVTGIIKELGYSLPDDYLEKNYDYYISRCSHGSTLSRVVHSYIASLTGRSAKAWELYDEALKSDYSDIQGGTTAEGIHAGVMGGTVLMAMTAFGGLNLQGDNIVIYPALPGHWRELSFRFGFRRNIFSVRVTGSRVLITAGSSNSDETITVAGTDYKIAPGEELEVTY; via the coding sequence ATGAACTTGTTAAATTATAAAATATATATGCAAAAGTACAGTTTTGATGCGGTAATTTTTGATCTTGACGGGGTGGTAACACAAACTGCCCTTACCCATGCCATGGCATGGAAGGATATGTTTGACGATTACCTCCGGGAAAGGGAAAAGCGAGATAACGAGCCTTTCAGGGAGTTTACACATGCCGGCGACTACCTGCCGTATGTTGACGGTAAACCCCGTTACAAAGGCGTGGAATCTTTCCTTAAATCACGGGGAATAGATATCCCATTCGGTTCACCGGATGATGATCCTTCGATGGAGACCTGCTGCGGGCTGGGAAACAGGAAAAACGATGCTTTTAATGAGATACTTGAAAGGGAAGGTGCAAAAGTATACGAATCAACCGTTGAGCTGATAAAGGAGCTTAAGAATGCGGGTATAAGGCTTGGGGTGGCATCATCCAGCAAAAACTGTAAACCTGTGCTTGAGTCGGTCAACCTCCTTGAGTATTTTGAGACGCGCGTTGACGGGGTGGTTTCTGCTGAAATGGGACTGCAGGGTAAGCCCGAACCCGATATTTTTACGGTGGCTGCCGATAACCTGGGCGTGGCATATGACCGGTCGGTAGTGGTTGAAGATGCCGTATCGGGGGTGCAGGCCGGCCGTAAAGGCAACTTTGGTTTTGTGTTAGGCGTGGCCCGGGAAGACAATATAATGGAGCTTCGTAACAACGGTGCCGACATTGTGGTGGAGGACCTGGAGGAGATCGGGGGTATGGCTGGCATAGAGGAGTGGTTCAGGCACGGCCTCAGGGAGGATATGTGGAAGCTGAACTACAGGGATTATGATCCGGTGAGGGAGCGTTCACGCGAGGCGCTTATGACGGTTGGCAACGGTTATTTCGGGACCCGTGGGGCTATAGAGGAGCTTGATGCCAACCCGGTCAACTATCCGGGCACCTATATGGCCGGATGCTTTAACAGGATGGAGTCGGATGTGGGCGACAGGACCGTGGTGAACGAGGATTTTGTGAATGTACCGGACTGGCTTTTGCTGACCTTCAGGATTGAGGGCGAAAGGTGGTTCAATCCCAACAAGACTGAAATAGTGGAGATGGAGAGGTCGCTGGATATGCGTAACGGACTTCTTGTGCGGAGACTTGTAGCAGAAGATGAGCAGGGGAGGGAGACCCTGATCGAATCACGGCGGATGGCAAGTATGGATGACCGTTACCTGGCGGCTGCCGAATATACGGTGACACCGCTCAACTATTCTGCAAAGATAACCATCAGGTCGGGAATGAATGCTGACGTGATAAATGACGGGGTCAAAAGATACAGGCAGCTTAACCAGGATCACCTCCACAAACACCGGCGCGGTGCCGACGGACCCCTGTCGTGGGTCAGCGCCGAAACAAAACAGAGCGGTATAGTTATTGCCGAAGCGGCACTGCTGAAGTCCCATCTGAACGGCAAAAAGATCGGCCCCTCTTTCAACCATAAGACTACAAGGGGCCGGGTCGATACAAGCTTTACCGTTGATGTGAAGGAGGGGGATACGGTAAAGGTGGAAAAGCTGGTATGCCTTTGCAACAGCATTGACGGACTGCATCCCGACCCGCTCTCATACGTGAGGACCAGGGCTGCTTCACTGGAATCATTCGACAGCCTGCTTGAGAACAGCTCATCGGCCTGGGGGAAGATCTGGGAAAAAACCGGGATAGAGCTGGAAGGCGACCGCCTGGCACAGAAACTTCTGAGATTGCACATATACCACCTTATGGTGGCCACCTCTCCCCACAACGTGGATATTGATTTTGGTATCCCGGCAAGGGGACTCCATGGTGAGGCTTACCGCGGGCATATATTCTGGGATGAACTGTACATACTCCCGTTCTACTGCCTCCATTTCCCGGAGGTTGCAAGATCGGTGCTGATGTACCGCTACAGGAGGCTGGATGCGGCACGCGACTACGCCCGCGAGCACGGTTATAACGGTGCCATGTTCCCCTGGCAGAGTGGCAGTGACGGATCTGAAGAGACCCAGGTGGTCCACCTTAATCCCCTGTCGGGGGAGTGGGGCGATGACTACAGCTCGATGCAGAGACACATATCCATTGCTGTGGCGTACAATGTATGGACCTACTGGAATATTACGGGTGACCTGGAGTTCATATCCGGTTACGGCGCTGAGATGTTCCTTGAGATATGCCGCTTCTGGGCAAGCAAGACTATCTTTAACGAAAAGACCGGCAGGTATGAGATACATAAAGTGATGGGCCCCGATGAGTTTCATGAGAAACTGCCGGGAGCCGCGGAGGGGGGACTGAAGGATAATGCCTATACCAATATAATGGTGGTGTGGCTCTTCAGGAGGGCGTTCGACCTGCTTGATGCCATGGACAAAGAGGCCAAAGACCGGGTGCTTGAGCTGACAGGCCTTACAGGCGATGAGCTTCAGAAATGGCATGACGAGGTGAAGAAAATGAACCTGGTCATTTCTGATGAGGGCATCATCGCGCAGTTTGACGGGTATTTCGACCTTGAGGAGCTGGACTGGGATGCCTATCGCGAAAAATACGGCAATATTTACAGGCTCGACAGGCTGCTTAAGGCCGAGGGAAGGTCGCCCGACAACTACAAGCTGTCCAAGCAGGCCGACCTGCTGATGAGCTTCTACAATATCGGGGAGGATGCGGTGACTGGAATTATAAAGGAGCTTGGCTACAGCCTGCCGGATGACTACCTGGAGAAGAACTATGATTACTACATCAGCCGCTGTTCGCACGGATCAACCCTCAGCAGGGTGGTGCACTCATATATTGCCTCTCTGACAGGCCGTTCAGCAAAGGCATGGGAATTGTATGATGAAGCATTGAAGAGCGACTATTCCGATATTCAGGGGGGCACCACGGCCGAGGGAATTCATGCCGGGGTCATGGGCGGCACGGTGCTGATGGCCATGACAGCTTTCGGCGGATTGAACCTGCAGGGGGATAATATTGTTATATATCCGGCGCTGCCCGGTCACTGGAGGGAACTCTCCTTCAGATTCGGCTTTCGCCGGAACATTTTTTCGGTCAGGGTAACCGGCAGCCGGGTATTGATCACTGCAGGCAGTTCCAATTCGGATGAGACCATAACGGTTGCCGGCACCGATTACAAAATAGCTCCCGGTGAGGAGCTTGAAGTTACTTATTAA
- a CDS encoding uridine kinase, whose translation MLGDVLLINDLHKSAAQAIMERVIADKKSKEEKDPDYKYVVAISGESGAGKSELSHSLALALKAQGIRVKVLHTDNYYLVPPLLRKEWRMTNGIESVGIDEYDWSLVNRNIADFKENRETIMPCIDIVPDQIDKLITDFMKIHLLVIDGLYAINTENVDLRVFIELTYHETKMSQLMRGKEPQDEFRLQVLEREHINVMSLKPKADLLVNRNYDVVDAVTGVVNNGAGGAGAVKG comes from the coding sequence ATGCTGGGAGACGTATTGCTGATAAATGACCTTCATAAGTCCGCCGCACAGGCGATAATGGAAAGGGTCATTGCAGATAAGAAGAGTAAAGAGGAGAAGGACCCTGATTACAAATACGTGGTCGCGATATCGGGAGAATCGGGTGCCGGCAAGAGCGAGCTGTCACATTCTCTTGCACTGGCGCTCAAGGCACAGGGCATCAGGGTAAAGGTGCTGCATACCGACAACTACTACCTGGTACCTCCGCTGCTGAGAAAGGAGTGGAGGATGACTAACGGCATCGAGTCGGTTGGAATCGATGAGTACGACTGGAGCCTGGTGAACCGTAACATAGCAGATTTCAAGGAGAACAGGGAGACCATCATGCCGTGCATCGATATCGTACCCGACCAGATAGACAAGCTGATAACCGATTTCATGAAGATACACCTGCTGGTGATCGACGGACTGTATGCCATAAACACCGAAAACGTCGACCTGAGGGTCTTTATCGAGCTCACTTACCATGAGACCAAGATGTCGCAGCTCATGAGGGGTAAAGAGCCCCAGGATGAATTCAGGCTGCAGGTGCTGGAAAGGGAGCACATCAACGTGATGTCGCTTAAGCCGAAGGCAGACCTGCTGGTGAACCGGAACTACGATGTGGTTGACGCTGTAACAGGCGTTGTCAACAACGGAGCGGGTGGAGCCGGCGCCGTAAAAGGCTGA
- a CDS encoding isoaspartyl peptidase/L-asparaginase, which yields MKKLTTITLSLVALAALMLSGCNGATETAGRTPGDVPEYVIAIHGGAGTLRRDRMTAEQQEEYTVRLNEALEAGEAILRSGGTSLAAVRAAIMIMEDCPLFNAGKGAVFTNQLRVELDASVMDGKTRNAGAIAGVTDIRNPILGAIAVMENSPHVMMAGSGASAFAEEQELEIVDNSYFHTERRLDAVKRQIEAEKQGTVGAVALDSHGNLAAGTSTGGMSNKRYGRIGDSPVIGAGTWACNKTCAVSATGHGEYFIRNVVSYDIAALMEYSGMSLQDAADHVINKKLVDAGGTGGVVAVDRYGNVSMPFNTEGMYRGYVKSTGEKEILIFRD from the coding sequence ATGAAGAAACTGACGACCATCACACTTTCACTTGTTGCCCTGGCGGCCCTCATGCTGAGCGGATGCAACGGCGCAACTGAAACAGCCGGCCGGACTCCCGGCGATGTTCCCGAATACGTAATTGCCATCCACGGAGGTGCAGGAACACTGAGAAGGGACAGGATGACAGCAGAGCAGCAGGAAGAGTACACTGTCAGGCTCAATGAAGCGCTCGAAGCCGGTGAGGCAATCCTCAGGTCGGGAGGAACCAGTCTCGCGGCGGTACGTGCCGCCATCATGATAATGGAAGATTGCCCTCTTTTCAATGCCGGGAAGGGGGCAGTATTCACCAACCAGCTCAGGGTAGAGCTTGACGCCTCGGTCATGGACGGCAAGACACGCAATGCAGGGGCCATCGCGGGCGTGACCGACATCAGGAATCCCATTCTCGGGGCCATTGCCGTCATGGAAAATTCTCCACACGTGATGATGGCGGGATCAGGGGCTTCCGCTTTCGCGGAAGAGCAGGAGCTGGAAATTGTAGACAACAGCTATTTCCATACCGAAAGGAGACTGGATGCCGTAAAAAGGCAGATAGAAGCTGAGAAACAGGGCACCGTAGGCGCCGTGGCGCTGGACAGCCACGGTAACCTTGCTGCAGGTACATCAACGGGAGGCATGTCCAACAAGCGATATGGCCGCATAGGCGATTCGCCGGTAATCGGTGCAGGGACATGGGCTTGCAACAAAACCTGTGCAGTATCGGCCACCGGACACGGCGAATACTTCATAAGGAACGTTGTTTCCTACGACATTGCCGCCCTGATGGAATATTCAGGCATGAGCCTGCAGGATGCCGCAGACCATGTGATCAACAAGAAGCTTGTTGATGCCGGGGGAACCGGCGGTGTTGTGGCAGTCGACAGATACGGGAACGTTTCGATGCCCTTCAACACAGAGGGCATGTACAGAGGGTACGTCAAATCTACAGGCGAAAAGGAGATCCTTATCTTCAGGGACTGA
- a CDS encoding response regulator: MSAQPPAYRDEDNQAFKSLFEHSSDAMVMVDERGIVTDANRAVCALAEAGPGLFTGTHFLKLVPENEKAALKKVSERWINGETESFEGTLCLPGGKRVPAGFRGRIIRLSSVPVILLTFRLQATGNAGDERIRIEKLYFENLFMASPDAIILITPDGLVIDRNRATLDLFMIPATNPHRNIPAMEMVAEKDHNRAGNFIRNVINKGYIKNKTFTLLKRDGSCFMAEISASMLRDTEQQPSNIVVIIKDITERLLYERRLEEAKEKAIESDKLKSAFLANMSHEIRTPMNAIIGFSKLLSTHQSPDTDNSEYIEIIKNTGNTLLNLIDDIIDFARIESGEVQVSKTACDINRIMKELHYSFEKERLTDVGPCISFAVNIPDGTGNLTILTDDNRFRQIFSNLLSNALKFTKKGKVEFGYTVKEKDIVFYVSDTGIGIPEDKHHVIFDRFRRLDAGSNRKTGGTGLGLAITRNLVSLLGGRIWLESAEGKGSTFYFTLPLHRVENTADQNNETKTDMDSFDWKDKVVLVVEDNELNSRLLQKMLEPTGIKIITAKDGRPAIEECRNNSNIDLVLMDIQMPEMDGYEATREIRAIRPDLPVIAQTAYAMAEERERIIEAGCNDYLPKPIRQRELFQVLSRYLNE; the protein is encoded by the coding sequence ATGTCAGCACAACCGCCCGCCTACAGGGACGAAGATAACCAGGCATTCAAAAGCCTTTTCGAACATTCATCTGATGCCATGGTAATGGTTGACGAAAGGGGTATTGTAACGGATGCCAACCGGGCTGTCTGTGCATTGGCTGAAGCCGGACCGGGCCTTTTTACCGGAACTCATTTTCTCAAACTTGTGCCTGAAAATGAGAAAGCTGCCCTGAAGAAGGTATCGGAGCGCTGGATCAATGGTGAAACTGAAAGTTTTGAAGGCACCTTGTGCCTGCCGGGTGGAAAAAGGGTACCTGCAGGTTTCCGGGGAAGAATTATCCGGCTATCGTCTGTCCCGGTCATACTCCTCACCTTCCGTTTGCAGGCAACTGGTAACGCCGGGGATGAGCGTATCAGGATAGAGAAATTATATTTTGAGAACCTGTTCATGGCTTCACCTGATGCAATTATACTCATCACCCCCGACGGGTTAGTAATTGACAGGAACAGGGCGACACTGGATCTTTTCATGATCCCGGCAACCAATCCCCACCGGAATATCCCTGCGATGGAGATGGTGGCTGAAAAGGATCATAACCGGGCTGGTAATTTTATCAGGAATGTGATCAACAAGGGATATATAAAAAACAAAACCTTTACACTGCTAAAACGAGACGGCTCCTGTTTCATGGCCGAGATATCGGCCAGTATGCTGAGAGATACGGAACAGCAACCCTCAAACATCGTAGTCATCATAAAGGATATAACCGAGAGGCTATTGTATGAAAGAAGGCTGGAGGAGGCCAAGGAGAAGGCCATTGAGTCCGACAAGCTCAAATCTGCCTTTCTCGCCAACATGTCACATGAGATACGGACACCCATGAATGCCATCATAGGTTTCTCCAAGCTGCTCAGCACCCACCAGTCCCCCGACACCGATAATTCAGAATATATAGAGATAATAAAGAATACGGGAAACACTCTTCTCAACCTGATTGACGATATAATAGACTTTGCAAGAATTGAGTCGGGAGAGGTACAGGTAAGCAAGACGGCCTGTGATATAAACAGGATAATGAAAGAGCTGCATTACTCATTCGAAAAGGAGAGACTCACAGACGTAGGACCCTGTATCAGTTTTGCTGTGAATATTCCTGACGGCACCGGTAATCTGACAATCCTGACCGACGACAACAGGTTCAGGCAGATATTCTCAAACCTCCTGAGTAATGCCTTGAAGTTCACGAAAAAAGGGAAGGTTGAGTTTGGTTACACCGTGAAAGAGAAGGATATTGTTTTTTACGTAAGCGATACCGGCATAGGGATCCCGGAGGACAAGCACCATGTGATCTTCGACCGCTTCAGGCGTCTTGATGCAGGTTCAAACAGAAAAACCGGCGGAACGGGACTGGGACTGGCAATTACCAGGAACCTGGTGTCATTGCTGGGAGGCCGGATATGGCTGGAATCTGCCGAGGGCAAAGGTTCAACGTTCTATTTTACCCTGCCTCTCCACAGGGTTGAAAACACGGCAGATCAAAACAATGAAACAAAAACAGATATGGACAGTTTTGACTGGAAAGACAAGGTTGTCCTGGTAGTCGAGGACAATGAGCTTAACTCCAGACTCCTCCAGAAAATGCTGGAGCCGACAGGCATAAAAATAATAACTGCAAAAGACGGCAGGCCAGCCATCGAGGAATGCCGCAACAATTCGAATATAGATCTGGTTCTAATGGATATACAGATGCCGGAAATGGATGGGTATGAGGCTACCAGGGAAATAAGGGCCATAAGGCCGGACCTGCCGGTTATAGCCCAGACAGCTTATGCCATGGCTGAAGAGAGGGAGAGGATCATAGAGGCAGGATGCAACGACTACCTGCCCAAACCGATAAGGCAGCGGGAACTGTTCCAGGTGCTCAGCAGGTACCTTAACGAATGA